Genomic DNA from Setaria italica strain Yugu1 chromosome V, Setaria_italica_v2.0, whole genome shotgun sequence:
CAGTTATACGATATTATTTTTTACTATTTTTCAATTCGATTTTGTAGTATAATATATCCAGATTATGTGATCCAGAAACTTGGACGACTGGCGCACTGGTTACTCTTCCAGAAGAtgaatttttataatttaaatttgttttctcATGTATTCTTGGAGCTTTGAGCACTGGGTATGCCCATTTTTTCATTATTCCATTCCCATTGAATTGCAGGTAGGGGATGCAATATGGGCTGAGTTCAATGATAGTGAAGACCATATTGTGCCTTACCCTAAACATGCAGAAGATAGTACGTTAGTTAGGGTTGGAAATCACAAGAACAATGATGAAGAGGCAGCGAGTATAGCGGACATTACTAAACATTCTGCTGGTGATCAAACTGAACTTCAAGGGATGGAAAAGCAGCACGCAAATCAGACAAGTGCACATTTTTCAGCTACACGACTTGACATGGAATCCTGGCCTGATCTCCCTTCTCTTAATCCTGCGCTTGATAGAAACTATAGTGATGATAATATAGCATCTACGTATCTGGATTTCAGTGCTGAGCCCAGTTTACAGAAAGTGACCGGAAATACTACAGGTTCATTTCTTCTTTCAGCATTCTGTGCTGCCAAATATTTATCATATTTCTGCTTTAATGTGGAAACTTCTACTACAATAGTTATCATGCCTttatgaaaaataagaaaattacATAGCTTCCTTAATCTGTGTACAGTGCAGCTGGATGGTGAATCTGAAGTGTTTGGTAATGATCACGAAGAAAAGAGTAGCAGCTTCCTTGATTGTGACTGGGGTAATATTGGTGACTTCGATGATTTTGACCGTCTATTTAGGTATGATTGGAAACTCAATATTTCTTACTCAACTCACGAGTTGAATTTGCAGTCATTGACTCTTTCATGACTTGATATCACTATCAACCTCCTAATCTTATCAggtgattttatttttattttttgcagcAATAGTGACTCCATATTCGGTAATGAAGTGGTTGCCAACGACAGTGATTTTCTTTCCGCATCTTCAGATATGATGGATAATGTTGTGCAATCAATTCCGATTCCAGTATGTGGATGTAGTCCTTAGCGTGCTGCAAAATTCCATGTTTTTTTCTGTTGCACATTCTACTCACTGCGATTTGCTTTTGTTTGTTTAGCAAGTACCATTGAATAAACAACCATTATCTCATCATGGGCCTTCTTTGCTTCTGATTAATGAAATTTCTGGTGGCATTACCAAACAAGAAAACAAGGTACACAAATAAATGCATATACATATGTACACTTTTAGCAATTATTTCTTGGCTACTCTTGTTATGCACTTTTGGCAGGTAGCAGATGCTAATGCTAAATCTGGAGAGCAAGTTCAGAGTAAAAATCATCTGACTTGTGAATATTCTGGAAAACCAAACCAGTTCTCGCAGGAGGTAGAAGCCATATGGTGTACCCTGTCAAACTTTTTATGAATGAAATCACTTCTGAGCTTTTGTATCAAACTGTACTAATTAATATgctgatgtttgatgtttcttatTTGGATTTATGCCATGAAACAAAATTGCATTTTACCACTTAGGGCAATGGATTATAAAGAAATAGCTGGTCACAATTACAGTGTGAATCTGATTACAAACCGATTTTGGCATAACTTGAGATCTTTTGTGACAATCTTGTTGTAACAGTGTGATATGGCATATTGGAAGCCTGAAGTTGCTTCAATTGGTGCTCTGAAGTCTGCAATAGAAGTTTTTGTTGCTTTCGAGTACATTATGCACAAAGCATAGCTTTTGTTAGGAAAAATGGGCTCAAAATATGCCAAGTCTATTTTTGTCTTTGTTATCTCTTTGTGAAAGCTATTTTTAGATCCTCTGATTAATCTGCTTAACTCAATTAGTACTTTGAGTTTTCCTTAATTCAATGTGAATCAATGTAGGGAGATGTGCAGAAGAGACCAGTGAGATCACGCAGAAAACAGGAGGAAAGAGGAAAAAGTAAACTATCCAGCGATACAAGTGGCTTCTCCCAGAGCAAAGTACAGAATCCATCAGCCAGTTTGCAAGCTCCTATGCAACCTGTCCAGACTCCTCAATATGCACTGTTCCAGGATAGCAAAAACATGGGGCAAGTTCAGCATTCTAATCAGTTTATTTGTCCTGGATATGGGTATCCTGCATATCCATTTCCTACTATTccattagtgtcaaacattcaaGCTGAAGACCATCAGAGGAAACCAGCTGCTACAAGTTACCAAACTTCAGCAGATTCTCCAAAGCATTCAAGTTCCATAGAAATGTCACAAGATATACCATCAAGGCCACTGAGGAT
This window encodes:
- the LOC101754350 gene encoding protein LNK2 isoform X2 produces the protein MFDWNDEQQQVGDAIWAEFNDSEDHIVPYPKHAEDSTLVRVGNHKNNDEEAASIADITKHSAGDQTELQGMEKQHANQTSAHFSATRLDMESWPDLPSLNPALDRNYSDDNIASTYLDFSAEPSLQKVTGNTTVQLDGESEVFGNDHEEKSSSFLDCDWGNIGDFDDFDRLFSNSDSIFGNEVVANDSDFLSASSDMMDNVVQSIPIPQVPLNKQPLSHHGPSLLLINEISGGITKQENKGDVQKRPVRSRRKQEERGKSKLSSDTSGFSQSKVQNPSASLQAPMQPVQTPQYALFQDSKNMGQVQHSNQFICPGYGYPAYPFPTIPLVSNIQAEDHQRKPAATSYQTSADSPKHSSSIEMSQDIPSRPLRMTPKEKIEKLRRRQQMQALIAIQQQQQQFGQEGSGSDTIVLQPYSPRNKNADSLGSSIVIDENTNKDFLPEMIPTSHDEVHKSFAISEDPFIEEKIYYQLQDALGKLDTKTRLCIRDSLLRLACSATERQIAGDRSSTNKTTKDEDEASEHDTSTRRTRSPTKEAETTTNPIDRIVAHLLFQRHCSKVATATKEEIISSTHLKIEPESKVPLETPRVPSEDRKDKQEMVLQPSQ
- the LOC101754350 gene encoding protein LNK2 isoform X1 — protein: MFDWNDEQQQVGDAIWAEFNDSEDHIVPYPKHAEDSTLVRVGNHKNNDEEAASIADITKHSAGDQTELQGMEKQHANQTSAHFSATRLDMESWPDLPSLNPALDRNYSDDNIASTYLDFSAEPSLQKVTGNTTVQLDGESEVFGNDHEEKSSSFLDCDWGNIGDFDDFDRLFSNSDSIFGNEVVANDSDFLSASSDMMDNVVQSIPIPQVPLNKQPLSHHGPSLLLINEISGGITKQENKVADANAKSGEQVQSKNHLTCEYSGKPNQFSQEGDVQKRPVRSRRKQEERGKSKLSSDTSGFSQSKVQNPSASLQAPMQPVQTPQYALFQDSKNMGQVQHSNQFICPGYGYPAYPFPTIPLVSNIQAEDHQRKPAATSYQTSADSPKHSSSIEMSQDIPSRPLRMTPKEKIEKLRRRQQMQALIAIQQQQQQFGQEGSGSDTIVLQPYSPRNKNADSLGSSIVIDENTNKDFLPEMIPTSHDEVHKSFAISEDPFIEEKIYYQLQDALGKLDTKTRLCIRDSLLRLACSATERQIAGDRSSTNKTTKDEDEASEHDTSTRRTRSPTKEAETTTNPIDRIVAHLLFQRHCSKVATATKEEIISSTHLKIEPESKVPLETPRVPSEDRKDKQEMVLQPSQ